A portion of the Actomonas aquatica genome contains these proteins:
- a CDS encoding acyl-CoA thioesterase, with protein sequence MGRPFTYSRTIHFPDTDAAGVVFFARYLSIVHEAYEESLAAAGLPLATFFADHGVVVPIAKSEASYLRPLLTGDRIEVELTPTRLSEHSFALEATLWKQISGTRKRAAVTRTEHVCIHSTTRERLALPDALATWVDAS encoded by the coding sequence ATGGGTCGCCCCTTCACCTATTCCCGCACGATTCACTTCCCGGACACCGACGCGGCCGGGGTCGTGTTTTTTGCCCGCTATCTGAGCATCGTGCACGAGGCTTACGAAGAGTCTCTCGCCGCCGCCGGTTTGCCCCTCGCCACCTTCTTCGCCGATCACGGGGTGGTCGTGCCCATCGCCAAAAGTGAAGCCAGCTACCTGCGCCCGCTGCTGACCGGCGACCGTATCGAGGTCGAGCTCACCCCCACCCGCCTTTCGGAACACAGCTTCGCCCTCGAAGCCACGCTCTGGAAACAGATCAGTGGCACCCGCAAACGCGCCGCGGTCACCCGCACCGAACACGTCTGCATCCATTCCACCACGCGCGAACGTCTCGCTCTCCCGGACGCCCTCGCCACCTGGGTGGACGCTTCGTAA
- a CDS encoding AMP-binding protein, with translation MERREFLNALVRSGVNVAEGEPGRQELVVVCERDPVAFRAAFAQAVAQGGRVALANPDWGTQERAEFDRLLALRDHAGALADAETGWLLIPTGGSSGGVKLARHDQHTLAAAVQGYASFFEERVVNGVGVLPLHHVGGLMGWLRCVLTGGDYVDGSWRAWSEGRFVERVPEAATVSLVPTQLRRMLGQAEGVAWLRQFKRILIGGAATEADLVSAAQDAGLPIVLSFGMTETGALAAAVPEFAGGELEKGYAVLPHLKMDVVGEGRLRISGASLFRGYWPDWRDDDAWENGDRARRSVDGRVQLLGRVDDLIISGGEKVDGHEVETVLRELAGDPRIVVIGLPDAEWGHRVVACVGSEELVTRLEEVAGAVRERLASFKRPKLVVPVVPWPVNAMGKINRAALTAAAAAWKR, from the coding sequence ATGGAACGGCGTGAATTCCTAAACGCGCTGGTGCGCAGTGGCGTGAACGTGGCGGAGGGCGAGCCCGGGCGGCAGGAGCTGGTGGTCGTGTGCGAGCGCGATCCAGTGGCGTTTCGCGCGGCGTTTGCGCAAGCCGTGGCGCAAGGCGGACGGGTGGCACTGGCCAATCCGGACTGGGGAACGCAGGAACGGGCGGAGTTTGATCGGCTGCTGGCGTTGCGCGATCACGCCGGGGCGTTGGCTGACGCCGAGACGGGTTGGTTGCTGATTCCAACGGGCGGGAGCTCGGGCGGGGTGAAACTCGCGCGGCACGATCAGCACACCCTGGCGGCGGCGGTGCAGGGGTATGCGTCGTTTTTTGAGGAGCGGGTGGTGAATGGCGTGGGCGTGTTGCCCCTGCATCACGTGGGGGGATTGATGGGTTGGTTGCGCTGTGTGTTGACCGGCGGCGACTACGTCGACGGCTCCTGGCGTGCGTGGAGTGAAGGCCGGTTTGTGGAACGGGTGCCAGAGGCGGCCACGGTTTCTCTCGTGCCCACGCAGTTGCGACGGATGTTGGGTCAGGCCGAGGGTGTCGCTTGGTTGCGGCAGTTTAAGCGTATCCTGATTGGCGGGGCTGCGACCGAAGCGGATTTGGTGTCGGCGGCGCAGGACGCGGGGCTGCCGATCGTATTGAGTTTTGGCATGACGGAGACCGGCGCGTTGGCGGCGGCGGTGCCGGAGTTTGCGGGCGGGGAACTCGAGAAGGGTTATGCGGTGTTGCCGCATCTGAAAATGGACGTCGTAGGCGAGGGTCGACTGCGAATCAGCGGCGCGTCCTTGTTTCGTGGATACTGGCCGGATTGGCGGGATGACGACGCGTGGGAAAACGGCGACCGGGCGAGACGTTCCGTTGACGGTCGGGTGCAGTTGCTCGGGCGGGTGGATGATCTGATTATTTCCGGCGGCGAAAAAGTGGACGGGCACGAAGTGGAAACGGTGTTGCGCGAGTTGGCGGGTGATCCGCGCATCGTCGTGATCGGCCTGCCGGATGCGGAGTGGGGCCATCGGGTGGTGGCGTGCGTCGGTAGTGAAGAGCTGGTGACGCGCTTGGAGGAGGTTGCGGGTGCGGTGCGCGAACGTCTGGCGAGTTTTAAGCGCCCGAAGCTCGTGGTGCCGGTGGTGCCGTGGCCGGTGAACGCGATGGGCAAAATCAATCGCGCCGCGCTTACGGCAGCAGCGGCCGCCTGGAAGCGCTGA
- a CDS encoding o-succinylbenzoate synthase, whose translation MYRLRFKSYSLPFRQALRTAHGLWSEREGLLVRLETAEGGVGFGEAAPVPGFGGASLAEMDATLRRLGRESGEEELDHVIGQGGALGFALAAARAEAEGRAVVGEGPMHEYLPVAALLPAGRAAIRVAVERAELGFRTFKWKVGVGDPRDERVMLDDLLGELPSESRLRLDANGAWDRRQAEAWLECCAERPMIEFVEQPVAAGGAKAEDLLLGLAGDYPTPLALDESLVGEADLQRWLELGWPGVWVLKAALMGDPARLAKRIAQHRLDVVISTALETAVGARSVYALAFALERHEARRALGMGVWPLFGARWANGPTAMPFVRWTDVTALNAEAVWNGVNS comes from the coding sequence ATGTATCGTCTTCGCTTCAAATCCTACTCGTTGCCGTTTCGGCAGGCGCTGCGCACGGCGCATGGGTTGTGGAGTGAGCGGGAGGGTTTGCTGGTGCGCCTGGAAACGGCGGAGGGCGGGGTGGGGTTCGGGGAGGCGGCGCCGGTGCCGGGGTTTGGGGGCGCGAGTCTGGCGGAAATGGATGCAACCTTGCGGCGCTTGGGCCGTGAAAGCGGGGAGGAGGAGCTGGATCACGTGATCGGGCAGGGCGGAGCGTTGGGGTTCGCGTTGGCGGCGGCGCGGGCGGAAGCGGAGGGGCGAGCGGTGGTGGGAGAGGGTCCGATGCACGAATATTTGCCGGTGGCGGCCTTGTTGCCCGCGGGACGCGCGGCGATCCGAGTCGCGGTGGAGCGGGCGGAGTTGGGGTTTCGCACCTTCAAGTGGAAGGTGGGCGTGGGGGATCCGCGGGACGAACGCGTGATGCTGGACGACCTGCTGGGCGAGTTGCCGAGCGAAAGTCGGTTGCGGCTCGATGCCAACGGGGCCTGGGATCGACGGCAGGCGGAGGCGTGGCTGGAGTGCTGCGCGGAGCGGCCAATGATCGAATTTGTGGAGCAACCGGTGGCGGCGGGCGGTGCCAAGGCGGAGGATCTGTTGTTGGGGTTGGCGGGCGATTATCCGACGCCGCTGGCGTTGGATGAATCGTTGGTCGGTGAGGCCGATCTGCAGCGTTGGCTGGAACTCGGCTGGCCGGGCGTGTGGGTGCTGAAGGCGGCGCTGATGGGCGATCCGGCGAGGCTGGCGAAGCGGATCGCGCAGCATCGGCTCGATGTGGTGATTTCGACCGCGTTGGAAACGGCGGTGGGCGCGCGAAGCGTGTATGCCCTCGCGTTTGCGCTGGAGCGGCACGAGGCGCGGCGGGCGCTGGGCATGGGCGTTTGGCCGTTGTTTGGCGCGAGGTGGGCGAACGGACCGACGGCGATGCCCTTTGTGCGATGGACGGATGTAACAGCTTTAAACGCGGAGGCGGTATGGAACGGCGTGAATTCCTAA